From Aegilops tauschii subsp. strangulata cultivar AL8/78 chromosome 5, Aet v6.0, whole genome shotgun sequence:
CTTAGGAGACAGTTACAATGGATTTCATCTTAGGGCTCAACCTTCATATCAGTTTGACAGCATCGTGGTTGTGATTGATAAGTTTACTAAGTATGTCCATTTTATCCCTGTGAAGCACCCTTACAGTGCTATGAAGATTGCCGCATTGTTCTTGGATcacgtgtacaaactgcacagtATGCCTTTCTACATTGTTTTTGATCAAGATCATGTGTTTACTGGCAAGTTTTGGCAACTGTTGACCAAGAAAACTGGCACTCATCTCAATATGAGCACTGCGTATCATCCGAACACAAATGGGCAGACCGAGTGAGTTAACCAGCAGATTGAATGTTATCTGAGATGTTTCATTTCAGCTCATCCTCAGAAATGGAACAAGTGGGCCCCTTTCCCTGACTTGTTATAAACTGACGAGTAGTTCGCAAACTGATACTGAAACCAACAAAAAAAAAAGCAATTCAATCAAGTTATATAAAACTCTGAAGAATATGAAGATTGCTCTGCTCAATGTACTATATGGCACGGACCTTTATTGGCGCCGAGCATATCGCAGGGCCAGGGCCTGACCCATGGGAACCAGGGCACGTGGACGCGCTGCATGAAAGAGCAAGAAGTGATCAGATCAGGGACACCACTGGGTTCATCACTCGGTCGGACCACAGTTGAAAATCTGAACATTCAGAAAACGAAAATGTACTAGAGTAGCTCATACGTACTTGAAATTGGAAGGGGAGAAATACCCCGATCCAGTCGCCGTCGCTTGCGTGTGGTATTTTGAATTCTACGGTCACCCAAGCCGTATCTTCGCCCTGTCCTCCACACCACCGtgttagttttttttcttttatggAAGGAAGGAGCACGCTCCGTGCCGCGACAGTAGAGTAGAGAACGCAATTGCGCCTGCGCGAGAGAGGGGGCAGGTCGACATCGACATGGTGTTGACTCTGCAACGTGTGGGTTTAGGCTTCGGAATTCCCCGTCTTTTGTATTTAACCGGAGGAGACGAGATTCGCGCTGATGCGTCCACACCACACGCGCAAGAGATTGTCAACAGGGCGATTGGAGACCCAGGGAACCGTTGATGAGGACCCGCATGCTAGAGGTGGACATGAGGATGACAATCCCACTCGATCCAACATCTTCCGAAACCCAGGTATCGAAGGACGTCGATGAGGAAAGGCCAAAAGACCGTGCCGAAGTCAACAACAGAAGCACATATGTGAACTTGAGATCAAAGTCAACAGCAGCAAGCACATTCTGACTTGTGAAAAATTTCTTCAACAGGATCTCTGttgcaaaaaataaaataaaaatcgtAATTTTTTTTGCAGCAACACCGTTGTTGCCAAAATTTCGACAACATGACCTCTGTTGGTGAAAATGCGGTTATTGCAACAAGTAGGATGTTTCAAAGGGAGAACTGTAACGATACATTTGTTGTAAAGATGGTTGGTTACATGGGTAAGGGCATGTACATTAGTTGAGACACCTTGAGTCTGTAACAATCTTCCAGGTCAACTATAGACAGTAGTAAAAACGACCTCTACAATAGATCGTCTATTTCCCATCTGTAGCACCCTGAAATTATAGGATCTGAAAAAGAAATCTGGAATCATGGGATAAGGCAGTTGGGAAGGGGAAACGAGGAATTACCGACGGCTCAACGTACAACGGTGGAAAAGCTATCGGTAAGTAGCGATATTTGTGGGATTCGACCGTTTGCCAAATTATAGACACTCTCTTTCTCTCCCTATTCTCTCTCTTCCACGTAATAAAAAATTTCACGTGGCATGGGCTATAGACGGCTGAGTGGATGCTGTTGTACATGCCATAAATCGGGCGGTCAACCACAACTCCGTCTAATGGTCAGGGAGGCGGTCGATATTTTTCTATTAGGGCATGTCCAATGGAAAGCGCTTACATAGACGCTTAGGAATAAAAAATAAATGAATTATTGTTTAACGTTTGGCTTAGAGCCTGTGCCTCCAACGCTAATTGTGATTATAAGCCCTACGCGGTCAAACAATGAAACAACTAGCGTCTGTTTCCTCCAACGCAGAAATATCTCCAGCTAGTTGAGGCAAAAGCCTCCTAGGAGATTTTCTAGGGGAATTTTAGCGCCCGTTGTTAGCGCCTGACTCCAGCCCAATCGCTCGTGCGAAAAAAAGCAGGTGAAGCGCCCGGTGAATCCTTTGGAGTCGACGCAACAGAGTTTCCCGGGGTTGAACAGGAATCGGACGGGAATAGAAAGAAACTACCTGGAAATCAATCCTAGCGCCCGGCTGTAGGCCCGTAGTCACAATAGGAGTAACTTAACTAATAACATCACACATTTCAATACAAGATTGCTTATGCGGCAGCTAAttaataaggaaagagaggtttGTGGTAACTTAgttagttactgtaacatcacacattTCAAGGCAtaatgagtctatagcctaataaataaaCTCTTTCATGATACTACtcatatgttactacccactatgaagagagtaacatagactagtaacatcggcaagttactactctatgttactccCCACCGTGAGCAGTCTTATGCGCCTAGCGTCGCCCGTAGTAGTAGTATTTGGTGCCAACAATTAGCCCTGGTGGCCACGCAAAAAAGAAAATACAGCCTTCGTGGAAAAAACTCTCGTATGTCATGTGGACGCATCACCCCGAATCCCGTCTCCTCTGGTTAAATACCACAAAAAAGGGGGAAAGCCGCCCTAACACGTTGCAGAGTCAACAGCATGTCGACccgccccctctcctctctcGCGCAGGCGCAGTCGAGCTCTCTCCTGTCGCGGCACGGCGCCTGCTCCTTCCTTCCATGATAAAAGAAGAGAAAGGAAAGCCGGCCCCCGTTCCCTGCCTGCTCAGACACAAGAGCAAGCGAGCAAGCAGACATGAGAGGCGCCCGCCTCGCCCCGTGCCTGCCCTTGCTCCTGCTCGCCGCGTGCTGGGCCGGACGCGCCGACGGGCACGGCGTGCACCCGCTCTCGCGGATCGCCATCCACCGCGCCCGCGTCGCCCTGGACGCCTCCGCCGCCGTGCGGGCGTCGCCCAAGCTCCTCGGCTCGCGGGTGCGTACCTTCTGGCTTCCTTTCCATTGGCCTTTTTAGCTCGACCCAGTAGCAGTAGCGCTAGCACCGTGGTTACTCGAGGAGATACAGCCATACTACTACGGTTCTCACTTCTTCAGACCGGtaggtaggcaggcaggcagcgcATGCTTTAGCTCTACAACGTTGTAACTCTTCCAGAAAACCGTAGCAAACATGCGTATTTGGTTCACTGCTGATCCGATCCTCGAGAAACTCCCCAAATTTTGCCCTGAAACTCCCCAAATAACTCAATCCTCGCCCTTGTCCTGCGCGGCCGGCTGAGCTCAACCCTCCTCCCAAGCTGACGCCGGAGCTAGCGTTCATGCGCGGTGATGAAGCATGTCGCTTTCATTCCCGCGCTGGCATGCCATGCATGCTTGCCCAGTTGGCCCAGCACATCGCACGCTAAGCACAAGCGGCCAGTTGTCAGTCGTCCTGCTCCTCTCCTGGGATGCTTGCTTTGCTTGGCCGGCCGTTTTCTCGACGGACCGTGTCCGCTTAGGTGCATGCATCCTCCGTCCCAATTGCTTCGGGACAAAGTGCCAAAGCTCTAGGTGGGTGTCGACGTTGGAACCGAAGATCATGATGATTCATGGCATGGGTGCCCATTATCAAAGTCAAGTCATCCCATGGACTGAGAGAGATGGTATGGTACCCTACGCGTGCTAGTGCGGTCACGTGTCGTGGCGTCGTGTGATCCCACGTTGTGTGCCCACCGCCGCCGGTCAAACTGACATTCCATGGAATATGCACGCGTGATCACGCGGTGTGATTCCCGTTGACCCTTTTTTTTTTGGTCCGTGATTTTTCATTTTGCCGCGTAACAAAAAAAGAAAATCTAACACGATGGTGTGGACGGCAGGGCGAAGATACGGCTTGGGTGACCGTAGAATTCAAAATACCACGTGCAAGCGACGGCGACTGGATCGGGGTATTCTCCCCTTCCAATTTCAAGTATGAGCACATTTTCATTTTCTCAATGTTCAGATTTTCAACTGTGGTCCGACCGAGTGATGAACCCCTCATCTGATTACTTCTTGCTCTTTCCTGCAGCGCGTCCACGTGCCCTGGTTCCCACGGGTCAGGCCCTGGCCCTGCGATCTGCTCGGCGCCAATAAAGGTCCGTGCCATATACACTGAGCAGAGCAATCTTCACATTCTTCAGAGTTCAAAGTTTTATATAACTTGATTAAATTGCTTTTTTTTTTTGTTGGTTTCAGTATCAGTTTGCAAACTACTCGTCAGTATATAACAGGTCAGGGACAGGGGCTCTCAAGTTCCAGCTGATCAACCAACGGCAGGATTTCTCCTTCGGATTCTTCACCGGTGGACTCTCCAATGTGAGTTACTCCTACCAACACATCACATCCTGCTATGCTATCCACTCTCCCTCATTCATAAGAACACACCGACTTCATCTAATCCATCTGCAGCCAGCGCTCGTCGCGGTGTCGAACAGGATCGTCTTCGCGAACCCGAAAGCCCCAGTTTACCCACGTCTAGCGCTCGGGAAAACATGGAACGAGGTGGGGTTTTGCTGGCACTTCATATCGATTGTTGGTTCCGTTTATGTTTTGCTGTTGGAACTTCACTGAACCGTGGGCTTCTGCTATGCAATGCCAGATGACTGTCACATGGACAAGCGGCTATGGCATCAGTGAGGCACACCCCTTCGTTGAATGGGGCATGAAAGGGAGCCATCCCGTGCACGCACCAGCTGACACTGTCACCTTTGGTCGTGAGAGCCTCTGCGGTAAGAGTAGACTCTTCTCATAGTAAAAATTTAGACGGTGCGCGGTGCTgatttggtttgaagtttgaactgGTTCCGTTCAGTATGCATACCCATGAGGCCATGACAAGTACCATGGGTGCATGGTTCCATCTCATGTGCTGATTTGGTTCTGAATGTTTGTTACCTGATTCCTCTCCCTGTACTTTTGGTTGTGCAGGAGAACCTGCTCGTAGTGTTGGTTGGAGGGATCCAGGTTTCATACACACGGCTTTCCTCAAGAATCTATCGCCAGAAAAAGAGTAAATTCCAGTCCTCTGTCCTACAGAGAATTGTCTCAGCTGTGCCTGTGCGTAATACTGGTCTGACAGTGCGGTTTCTCCCTTGCAGATACTACTACAAAATTGGACATACGCTCCATGATGGAAAAGTTGTATGGGGCAAGCCTAAATCTTTCAGAGCACCTCCTTACCCCGGGCAAAAATCACTGCAGAGGGTTGTTATTTTTGGCGACATGGGAAAGGTAAACATGTGCTTGCCAGCAACTATTTATTCAGGTTACAATTGCCGTATACATTTTACGTATGCCAAATGCGTCCTTCAGATTATTATTATTTTGCGAAAACGCGTCCTTGAGAATTAACATGCTGCCCTGGTTTGTAGGACGAGAGGGACGGAAGCAACGAGTACCAGAATTACCAGCCTGCATCACTCAACACCACCGACGCGCTCATCAGGGACCTCGACAACACCGACATCGTGTTCCACATCGGCGACATCTCCTACGCCAACGGGTATCTGTCGCAGTGGGATCAGTTCACGCAGCAGGTCGAGCCAATCACCTCTCGAGTACCCTACATGATCGCAAGGTGTGCATCTTCATCCGGTTCTTTCAGGTTCATGATCTAGAATCATTTGACGAGTCAATTCACTCTTTGATAATAACTTGGATGACTCTGTGATCGACCGACGTTGCAGCGGGAACCACGAGCGAGATTTCCCCAACAGCGGGTCGCTGTACAACGGCACGGACTCCGGCGGCGAGTGCGGGGTGCCGGCCGAGACCATGTACTACGCGCCGACGGAGAAGAGGGACAACTTCTGGTACTCCATGGACTACGGAATGTTCCGGTTCTGCGTGGCGGACAGCGAGCACGACTGGCGGGAGGGCACGGAGCAGTACAGGTTCCTGGACCGCTGCCTGGGCACGGTGGACCGGGCGAAGCAGCCGTGGCTGGTCTTCATCGCGCACCGCGTCCTCGGCTACTCCTCGGGCTTCTTCTACGGCTTCGACGGGGCGTTCGCGGAGCCCATGGCGCGGCAGAGCCTGGAGGGGCTGTGGCGGCGCCACCGGGTGGACGTCGCCTTCTATGGCCACGTCCACCAGTACGAGCGGACGTGCCCCGTCTACGAGGAGAGGTGCGTGCCGGACGGGCACGGGCAAGGCACCGTCCACGTCGTCGTCGGGGGCGGCGGCAGCCACCTGAGCAGCTTCACCGCCGTGGCCCCGCCCTGGAGCGTGTACCGGGAGATGGACTACGGTTTCGGCAAGCTCACGGCGTCCGACGCCAGGTCGCTCCAGTTCGAGTACCGGCGGTCCAGCGACGGCAAGGTGTACGACAGCTTCACCCTGCACAGGGACTGAGTAGCTGTACCCTCTGGCCTCTCACCACATGATGCAGAGGAAATCGGCTGTACACATGAACTGAGATGAACACGTCCGTGCATAAATTCTCCTAATTCTACTCTAAATAAAGGGAAACGAAATCCTCTACAAGTTTAGCCATGTACACAAGATACCAAGTGATGTGCAAACTACTTTTTTTTACGGGGAAACTTCCGATCTACTCATTCCCTGTCAAGGTAGTAGAAAGAACATCAGAAGATGTATATGATGAAGATGTGCATTTTTTTCGATAAAGATGATGAAGATGTACATGATGCTCAAGATAGCAATGATAGATGCTCAAGAACACCAAAAGATGTATATGATGCTCACTATGCGATGCTCAAGATAGCAATGATGTATATGATGAAAATGTCACTATGGTGGCAATACTCAAATAGCTAGTCTCAATAGGATCAACGAAATGGCAAAGGGTAGAATTGCTAAAGAAGGTAATGGCAAGGTGAAAGGCAAAGCTTGTGACGGAGTGATACCTCACGCCACCTTTAGCCTTGACGAAGTAGGTATCGGCATTGCTTCCGGTGAAGGTGTCAAAAGGTGAATTGGTCATTGTTGATGACGTAGTCATGGGTGATGGACGTGGTGGTTGTCGATGTAGATGGTATCCAATGGACACTTGGATGATGCTTGGGCGATGAAGCGATGAAACAAGATCAATGGTTGGTGGAGGTGTTGAGCGTCCATGATTTTCCTCATAATGTTTGTTGGCCAAAAATGTGGGAACCAATGTGATGATCAAGAGTACGTTGATAGATTCAAGGCGAGATGAAGAACACGCAATCAGAGTCGGGATATGAATGATATGGCTAAAGCGGTCAAACACCCGCAAGATCAACCCATATCCATATGGGACAAGAATATTCTTT
This genomic window contains:
- the LOC109734047 gene encoding probable inactive purple acid phosphatase 27 isoform X2, with translation MRGARLAPCLPLLLLAACWAGRADGHGVHPLSRIAIHRARVALDASAAVRASPKLLGSRGEDTAWVTVEFKIPRASDGDWIGVFSPSNFNASTCPGSHGSGPGPAICSAPIKYQFANYSSVYNRSGTGALKFQLINQRQDFSFGFFTGGLSNPALVAVSNRIVFANPKAPVYPRLALGKTWNEMTVTWTSGYGISEAHPFVEWGMKGSHPVHAPADTVTFGRESLCGEPARSVGWRDPGFIHTAFLKNLSPEKEYYYKIGHTLHDGKVVWGKPKSFRAPPYPGQKSLQRVVIFGDMGKDERDGSNEYQNYQPASLNTTDALIRDLDNTDIVFHIGDISYANGYLSQWDQFTQQVEPITSRVPYMIASGNHERDFPNSGSLYNGTDSGGECGVPAETMYYAPTEKRDNFWYSMDYGMFRFCVADSEHDWREGTEQYRFLDRCLGTVDRAKQPWLVFIAHRVLGYSSGFFYGFDGAFAEPMARQSLEGLWRRHRVDVAFYGHVHQYERTCPVYEERCVPDGHGQGTVHVVVGGGGSHLSSFTAVAPPWSVYREMDYGFGKLTASDARSLQFEYRRSSDGKVYDSFTLHRD
- the LOC109734047 gene encoding nucleotide pyrophosphatase/phosphodiesterase isoform X1; translated protein: MRGARLAPCLPLLLLAACWAGRADGHGVHPLSRIAIHRARVALDASAAVRASPKLLGSRGEDTAWVTVEFKIPRASDGDWIGVFSPSNFNASTCPGSHGSGPGPAICSAPIKYQFANYSSVYNRSGTGALKFQLINQRQDFSFGFFTGGLSNVSYSYQHITSCYAIHSPSFIRTHRLHLIHLQPALVAVSNRIVFANPKAPVYPRLALGKTWNEMTVTWTSGYGISEAHPFVEWGMKGSHPVHAPADTVTFGRESLCGEPARSVGWRDPGFIHTAFLKNLSPEKEYYYKIGHTLHDGKVVWGKPKSFRAPPYPGQKSLQRVVIFGDMGKDERDGSNEYQNYQPASLNTTDALIRDLDNTDIVFHIGDISYANGYLSQWDQFTQQVEPITSRVPYMIASGNHERDFPNSGSLYNGTDSGGECGVPAETMYYAPTEKRDNFWYSMDYGMFRFCVADSEHDWREGTEQYRFLDRCLGTVDRAKQPWLVFIAHRVLGYSSGFFYGFDGAFAEPMARQSLEGLWRRHRVDVAFYGHVHQYERTCPVYEERCVPDGHGQGTVHVVVGGGGSHLSSFTAVAPPWSVYREMDYGFGKLTASDARSLQFEYRRSSDGKVYDSFTLHRD